A stretch of the Clostridiales bacterium genome encodes the following:
- a CDS encoding response regulator transcription factor: protein MYVRAAIRYELLAGLRTARDAVVYIDENKTDLLILDVMMQEGVDGLTAAAEIKKKHPEVKIILTTSASETSWEEKARKAGIESFWYKEYDEHSLIDIMDRTMAGESVYPDDVPKVPFGTATRADLTDRELDILRELTGSLTNEEIADRLNISPNTVKRHIQNIMEKTGFESRLDLAMNAKALGLVVHEEERTGKNRKMPAE, encoded by the coding sequence ATGTATGTCCGTGCGGCAATTCGATATGAACTGCTGGCCGGGCTGCGGACGGCAAGGGATGCCGTTGTTTATATTGATGAAAACAAAACGGATCTGCTGATCCTGGACGTGATGATGCAGGAAGGGGTCGACGGGCTGACGGCGGCAGCAGAAATCAAAAAGAAACATCCTGAAGTAAAGATCATCCTGACCACCTCGGCATCGGAAACCAGCTGGGAGGAGAAGGCCAGGAAGGCAGGTATCGAAAGTTTCTGGTACAAGGAGTATGACGAACACAGCCTGATCGACATTATGGACCGGACCATGGCGGGGGAATCCGTGTATCCGGATGATGTCCCGAAAGTACCCTTCGGTACAGCGACCCGGGCGGACCTGACGGACCGGGAACTGGATATCCTGCGGGAACTGACCGGAAGCCTGACAAACGAGGAGATTGCCGACCGGCTGAATATTTCCCCGAACACCGTGAAACGGCATATCCAGAACATCATGGAGAAGACCGGTTTTGAAAGCCGGCTGGATCTGGCGATGAACGCAAAAGCCCTGGGGCTGGTGGTCCATGAAGAAGAGCGGACAGGGAAGAACCGAAAAATGCCCGCTGAATGA
- a CDS encoding acylphosphatase, with amino-acid sequence MLAVRKRYTFTGSVQGVGFRWRARQAAALYDCTGWVRNEWDGSVTMEIQGREPDVDRVLSAIREGRFIRIEEIREEMIPEETGEYGFGAE; translated from the coding sequence CTGTTGGCTGTGCGGAAGCGGTATACCTTTACCGGCAGCGTCCAGGGAGTCGGGTTTCGCTGGCGGGCGAGGCAGGCGGCTGCCCTGTATGACTGCACCGGATGGGTCCGGAATGAATGGGACGGATCTGTTACGATGGAAATCCAGGGCAGGGAGCCGGATGTTGACCGGGTGCTTAGTGCTATCCGGGAGGGAAGATTTATCCGGATTGAAGAGATCCGGGAAGAGATGATCCCGGAAGAAACCGGAGAATACGGTTTCGGGGCGGAATAA